The DNA sequence GCTCATGGTATgggctctagcaaaattctaagaatcaacagatcgatttaaaagggaaatcagaggcttaatgctggttggtatttaaaataagagccctgagacacaaggtccttctaaatatgaaaattcattaggatctgatcacccacttgtaagttaaaaatacctcattttttctaatttttcctctcccttcagccccccagatggttgaattagGGAAAAcagctttatcaagtcaatttctgcaggtccctgacacctgccaactttcatcatcctagcacatccagaagcaccaaactcaacAAAGTACTGGttccctaactcccccaaagagagcagatccagtctggttacgtcaatcatgtatctacaacatttgcttattctacccaccaagtttcatcctgatctctccactctaagcattttccaagatttctggtttccctctccaccacccccccccccccaatgtcatcagatcttgttaggatttaaataagagctttgagacatgagttccctctaaatatcaaatttcattaagatctggtcacccgttcttaagtaaaaatacctcaattttcctaaTTCCCCCCCAACtcgcccaaagagagcggatgcagtccggttacgtcagtcatgtatcttaaacttttgcttattcttcccaccaagtttcatcctgatctctccactctaagcattttccaagatttctggttccccccaactccccccaatgacactggctcaggccgggatttaaaataagagatctgagttttgaggtccttctaaatataaaattttattaggatccaatcactcctttgtaagttaaaatacctcatttttataatttttcagaattaaccctccccccaccaactcccccaaagagagcagatcctttccggttatgtcaatcacatatctaggactcgtgcttatttttcccgccaagtttcatcctgatccctccactctaagcattttccaagattttaggtttccccctccaactccccccaatttcaccagatttggccgggattaaaaataagagccctgagacacaatatactcctaaatatcaaatttcgttaagatcctatcacctgttagtaatttaaaatacctcattttttctaattttccaaattaactgtccccccactcccctcccccagatggtcgaattggggaaaaaactatttctaatttaatctggtctagtccctgatacgcGTGCCAAATTTcgttgtcctagcttatctggaagttcCTAAAccagcaaaaccaggaccaacagaccaacagaatttgtaatttctatatgtcacttggtaaataccgaGCGCCATAAAAACCAGTCAAACTTTCTCAAGCTTGTAGCTTTCGATGGGGTATCATTAAAGTTCacaaaatcttatatattttgagTCCACATCAAAACCCAATTTTTTTGATAGgttaattgttattattattttttttacagtttctaaAAGTTTCTAACTCCTTACTTACGGGTTATTACTTAGAACTGCAAGGTAATTGTGTTATCTGGAGCACAGGTTAGTTAGTGCCACACATGATGACTATATGTGGCTCTTTGTGGCcatttcaagtaaaaaaaaaaactgctagaAGAAAGCGTCCTGTATGTGGAATAATGGGCAATGCTCCAAAGAAAGTGAGGATGTTTTTCTTAGAGATTTAAGGACTAGGGTAGAAGACCAAGGGAATCAACATTGGGTTGCTGGCACTAGTGCTTCaactagtttatttttctattgaagTTTCAAAGAGAGTTTTGGTGAAGAATATTACTTCAAGCTAAATTTaccaattaaaaatattagaatttgGACTCTTGTGCAAGCTATGTCTACTACTTTAAAGAAATTGGAACTAGATGAATTTTCCAAATAGATTACGAATTTGGCTATTTTGGGGGATGGATTGGGATGTTTTCTCTATAGGTGTAATGACATAGTAAATCTAAGGGGACATTTGTTTAATGgtaaaaatgagaaatagtaGAAACTAAAACTAAGAGGCAGGTCTTGGGCCCCTAAAAGGTTTTTTGCAACAATTAAGAACTGTTAGCACCAATAGCCAATGGTAATGTAGGCTACTGCTGCTTGTATGCTACCAACATTCCTGATGTTTAAAgatttgtaataataataattcattatcGTCTTTATTTCTCAGCTGAAATAATTGATTTATGTCAATTTTCCAAATATCTCATTCCTATGTTGGCTATAGTGTTTTCTGCATGGCAAACAATTACAACAATTAATTTTGGTCAGGAATTCTATTGGGGAAGAGCGATGGCCCCCCTAAAGTTAAAACTAGGCTCAAGTCACATAAAGGGGAAGAGggataaaaatataaaggggGAAAATGGAGAGATAGTATTCAAAGTATTAATTTTCTGTTGTCTTAACAGTCGTTTTAATGTGTATCTTCCCCTCCCCTTCTAAAAgggaattcaaattttatacaTGTTAGGATGGTCAGATTTCTTAAGAAGGTATAGCCAAATGCTTAAAGAAGTGAACGTTTTAGTCATAATCTGCCTAACGTTTTTACAAACCTTTGGGAGAAATTCCCAAaggtatttctaaaaaaaagatgaaggtTTGCTGTTAAGTATCCTCAGTAAACTTtgtaaaaatacaaagttttagtgtgtttttttcattgtgtcttttttcttcaaattttcttactttatataTTTCAGGGTAAGCCCTGGATTTCAATATAATCTGCCACCTGGTAATTTTGAAATCAATGGCGGAGGAAGAGTTGCCCCTCCTGTTCCTCCAAGGGCCTACCAGCCTTCTGTAACAAGCCAATATGGCTTAGTCTCGAATTATGGCTATCCTTCCCATCAGTATGGAAGCTATTCAAGCCCATATACTTCTGGAATGTATGGCTATGACTACAGACCTCAATATGGAAGCTATGGAGGGTATGGTGCCTATGGGGGGTATGGCACTCAACAAGACCAGGAGAATCGATTTATCATGTCAGCTGAAGAAAGCTCAAGAGCTGCTTTCCAATCCATTGAATCAATTGTAAGAGCATTTTCATCAGTTAGCATGATGCTTGATTCTACTCTTGCAGCTGTTTATAGTACTTTCAGAGCAGTTCTTGGTGTTGCTGAAAATTTTCAGAGgatgaaaaataatttcacaGCTGTTCTGTCAGCTTTGGCAATTATGAAGACATTCAAGTGGTTCTTGAGAAAGATGCTTTACTACATTGGTAAGTTTATTTCTGTTGAGTCTCATTTGTAATAAAtgcaaatatcaaatattgaaatttgcatttattgaaatataaaatattgaaatttcagTCAAATGCAAATGCAAAATAAATGCAAAGAGTCATCATTTGTAGTAaatgcaaattttcgttttttgtgtCTTGTTAAAGATATTATATAGCTAGATGCTTTCAAACCTGTAGGCCTCATTTAAGTTTAGAGTATCTTTTatcagacaaaaaaacaaactaatttcaaaattgtcgggggggggggatacatAAAATTCTTggattttatctaaaaaaaacaaactaagttCAATAAAGATTGATTGACAGATCAATAAAGGTAATAtggatattttcattaataaaactgaaatcATAAGATCAGATTTTATTCCAGTTTTCTGTTGTGCCTTCATGTGGAATTCTCTACCTTTTAAAATTCGGCTATATCATTCTTATggacaattttaaaaagagataGCTGACTCCCTCCTATGCCTAGAGAGTTATTTCttccctcctccccctcccccgtctcttttccttttttgatttgtttaatCCACTTATTTTGATTGGCACGGTGTTTTTTGGttgttgtttatttctttttctcagtCCATTATATTCTCTttcccattttctttatttattgtttttgctaCTGTATCTTAGCAAATGACTGCTGGTTTATATATTCATGTATGgcattgttttgttgtttttttttctcctttcttctttttttcttgtctttccATTTGGTTTAagtgattttatttaatattatgttTAGTCTTCCACTCTCActggccaaagagcctttgtaGGGGGTTGTATACTTAATCACCTATACTATTACATTATTATGCTTGTTGAGGATACTTAACTGATTTTTCGCTTCAATTAGCAGGTTAATAAAGATTAGATTATTTTCCAGGAAGAGGTGGGAAATGtagaaataatttccatggagggggatatgaaatcaggaaaaaatttccaaaaagggGGTATGAAAGTGAATTTTTATATCACTGTTTTCTATTCCACTACCGTAATTCAGTATTGTCCTAGGTGTGTTTAATACTATAGTACTATAATACTAGTCAAAACATAAGAAAGCCATTGTAAAGTTTTATCTGGGGAGAGAGGGGCATGTGTATTGTTTATAAGATCAAATTTGTTTTGTCAttctttttctaaaactttGGCCAGGTTGATTCTATATGTTTTGGTATTGCTATAAGATGCGTTAATGGGTAATCAGGtgcattaaataataaaatgtgtTTTGCCAGTAACATTGAATGGCCTTTTACTAACATTAGATGCTATTTAAGATAGTACCATTATTATTATGACCAGgttaaaaatattctagaaaAGATACCTAGAAGGTTTTTTTTGCCACATTCCTCTGTTTTCCCATAACCATTTGATAGATGGTAACGTTGGGTGATTATCTATTTTGGGATGATCAAAAATGCATATGATTGAATATCACATAATATTGAGAAGTTGCTTTCCATGCTTTCTCTGCTCAAGTGCTCTTATagctttatgaaaaaaaaaatcccacttattttatttttaatgaaattcttAGGATTTTAATTTAACAATTTGCTTGATAATGTTTATACCCCATTGGGTAATCTTTAGGAATAAAAATAGTGCAAACTTAAAATGACTATTCAAACGTGGGATGAATGAAAGCTAAGAAAAATGAAGaccaaaaatcaagaaaagttcAGTTTCCTGTAAATAAGATTGAAGCCAGTAATATGTGAGAAACGAAATGGAAAGTGAAACCAAAAGGTCCAAAACTACAACTAACAACTCCCCGCAGCACCAAAcggcctgaggccaacacagctacgcacgctcttcttccattccaatctattcaaagcctccttctttacaccatcccaggaagttcccattttccttaaatctgtcactatgacatcctcccaccccaacctaGACCATCTGCTTTCCGTTTTGCCCTAGACGGCTGGCCAGTAAGGACAacctttggtaatctgtcatccttcatccacagaatgtgccctagccatcttaacctttctcccattatatgtaaaatttataagttttataactAATACATTATAAGTATTTTATAAGTATTAATATACTTTATCAGTAAAATTTCTCTTAGTCACTACTATCTTCGTCAGTCGGTTTCCTTATTCATCAGGAACCCTACTCCTTGTTTGTGTACCCTATCATTCCTGCCCGATTAAATAAATTCATGTCACCTAATTCCATATTTTCAATCCATGGGATATGATTTTCTCCAATTCAAagcgtctgaattcgtcagtcaacaTCTCGATGTAATAGTTATTTTTTGACTTCGTAACATTCCAACATATCTCATTTGTATGAAATGTCAATCATTCAAATCAGTGGACAAGCAACAAAATTGTTGTAAGGCATTAAAGAACTCAAATATAACACTGGAAagtagaaagaattttttttgattaatcTGTAAATTGGACAATAATTCTTTCCTGGGGATCGAGAAGACTTAGCAAATAAGCGAGTTATatggaaaataaagaaattgctCGAAAAGTGGATATTCCACGAGgagtttttccaattttcaattttattccttctaaaaatttttgttgtaggTATAGCAAAGGAGAACCCGACAAGGGAGGCATGGACTTCAGCCATGGAACAAGTTGGAGGTCGATCAGTATTGACAGAAACtgatattaagaaaacaaagtcATCTTGGCCTATATTGATGTACCTCGCAATCATTTCCTCAGCTCCTTATGTAATGTGGAAAATATTATCCAGTTTAACACATTCAGAACCTCTAGAaggttatttattattttattttgtgattttACTTCTTATCTTATTTCttactttattttcttaaaaattctttaggGTGTGGTGTCATCTATCATTGATGATTATAAAATTCTACTTGATCTTAAATCACTTAAAATTACTTTGGCCTTAAATCACTTTTAGGAAATTCTATGCATGTAGCATAGCTCTTGTTAAAGTTGGCCTACTTTTGGCTGGTTTGCTCCAAAGGCCAACTTGTGGCAAtatgaaaactgaaaaccaTTGTTTTATCTAGAGAATATAGACTCCATTTTCACAAGAATATTGTTTGAACAAAGCGAGGatctaaaaataaagacaagAGAAGAGAAACAGGTGCTGTGATGATTGCTTTTGGAATCTACTGACTTAGCCTACACGAATTTAAAGGTCAAAGTTTCTCAAAATATATCCATTAAATTTTGTTGAAACCATTTCTGATGGCCTATTTTTGTCAATatagaaaactacaaaaaacgtTATATCCAGACCCTTTAACGGTGGGTTTTGTTGTGgctgtttttatcttttataaaCCCTGTTTTTCTATAAAAGTATTGTTGAGACAtagacaaaatataaaaacggGTTTAGAGAGAAACAAATGACTCTACGAAGATTTTTTGGGAAGGTTCATGGTTTTCATAACGCTGAAGTCTGTCAAAATGTAGACATTAAGTACACAAAAACATTACAAATGCAAATATTTCTAACCTGACTTTAGAATATAAGAAGTTGAAGCCATCGTTACATCTAGGGCTCTTAATCGGAGGGTGAGGGGATATATGCGGCACAATTCTCTTTTTCAGAACGACGTTATTGAGGACGAAGGCAAAATATAAAGAACATTCTTAGGAGAGAGAAGAATTTTCTGATGTTCTgggaaattttaaaagtttgctaaaatacagaaaaattgcTAATCTTAAACTAATTCAAAGAAGTGTCCAATTCCAAAGGCGTACTTAATAACTGAAAACCAAATATATAGACCACTTTACGGTTCGGTGGGATGGAGTAGGCTAGGCTTTAAGTTTTGCCAAAATCTAACTCCAAGGACCCACTTTTGGCAATATAGAAAGCTGAAAACCATCGCTGTATCTAGGGTTTGTTGAGATGGAGTAGGCGGTATCAACCGCCGAGTAGGCGGTTTTTTCACAAGGACATTTTTTAGACAAGGGAAAACAAAAGCACATTCCTTAGGAGAGAGAGGTATCCTTCgattttagtaaatttcaaaaagCACGATAATATTTTGctgaacttaaaaaaagctttctaaAGCTGAAGAAGTGAGCTGAAAATTTAAACGTTAAGTTTTGCCAAAAACTTATTCTCATggcataatttttggaatatagAAGTCAGAAAAGTATTGGTGTATCTAGACACTTTTACGATTATGTGGGAGGTTCTATTTCACATGAACTTTGTTTAGATAAAGACAACATGTaaacaacaatttttcaaaaatatgagtGCTggcatttttgaaaaagttaatttaaaccCCCCTGTAATTTTAGGTGACAAATCTTGGGCAACTGGTGAGACAGAACACTACCTCGCAGTTGCTGAATTCAGCTTCACGCCTGCTTCAGACAAAGAAATCAGCTTTTCTGCAGGGCAGCAGTTAACTCTTGCGCCAAAAGAGCTGCAACCTCGTGTTCGTGGCTGGATTTTGGCTTCTGCCGATGGGGTAAAAACTGGTTTAGTTCCAGCAAATTACATCCGTATCTTAGGCAAGCAGCCACCCCGGAGGAAAAACCAGGACGTTGTGATTACAAAACCGCAGAGGAGCTGTGCCAATAAACTTCCTGAGGGAGGTAATAAAAAACGTGTCACTTTTTCTGACACCGTGAAACAAGACATTGATGAAATCAGTTCTTGTGATTCCGTGATAGACAGTAAGGGAGAGGAAGTTTGTTAATGGGGAAGTCAATCGCCTTTTGTGTTTCTAGAAAATAGTGCATCTATATGAGAAATATGCTGCCTTTGTGTATTTTGCATTTGATAAGTTCTAAGTGAAAATCATTGCATTGTTGCCAGaggttatatatataataatatgataaaatgaaaaaagatgaGCTGACTCCCATTGTCGATGTTCTGTACTAAATTGGCGTTTTAGAAAACTAGGGATATTAGTGGAGAAGAAATTGAAATGGTACCAGAACTCGGGAAATTCCTTTCTAATTAtgcttttcatattttgtgcGGTCTGTAGATGTTATAGCTTTATAGTTTATGTAGCTTATAGACGTTCAGGGgaataaattccatttttggattctcaatattttaataaaacttactGTCGCAACATCTCGGAGTGTCATGTGTTTCGCACAGCTCCGCCCAACGTGGCATAGTTCCGCCATGTCTGCCACAGTCCGCGCAACGCTTTAAACAACTCCGGCACGTAAAGCACAGTCCCACCACGCTCGGATTACGTTCGCCACGCTTGGTACGCACCACCTGGTATACGTGATATCTGAAAATTAGCACCCCCTCGGCTTATGCATTTCTCATCATCACCAAACGGAAATTTTATCAGGACAAACcaatatttaatagtttttggCTATATACCAATATCTGTTCTTTGTGAAATAGAAGAACTattgaagaaaaacaataaagataattcacaataaaaaacaattcttaataaGAATGCAATTCAAACTAAATaccaaaattagaatttattaGTCATTGCTTCACATAAGTTCACCTAACAAAAAAAGGTCAGTAATCACTTTTATCAGGCTCTACTGACCTCACATAGAGTGATGATAACAATATTTTACACTCCATAGTATGCATATCAACGCTTTTAGAATTTTGGTCTAGAAGAATTAAAACCAGTGATTTTAGTATCCTTGAGTTTTTCTGGGTTTTTCTAGATCCCCCCCTCCCCATAAAATGTGCTCTCGGAAATACCCCCAATAATTAACGTTagcatttttttgttaatgtctGTGTTTTTACAAACCATAATTTTTGGATGACCAAATTCTCTTTAAGGGAAATTTATGAAGCCCCAAAACATCAGGGATAGTAGAAACGCTTATTCAAACCCAAATTCGTTCTGGGAGAGGCTTTTATAAACTATTTTAGATATTTTGTTAAGGAGCGTGAATAggtaaatcaataaaaataaaatttctgaaaattagacATAAGTAGGGTAGGCACACGTTACCCAAACAGTGTTGCTTTCATTGATAAGTAGCTTGTACCAAGCGCATTGCCTAAatatatgtgtaaatatatgtacaagaataaaaatcatACTAACCAATCAAACTGCCAAAACTAATTTCGTCCTACCATTGATATGACAGGACCAAATGAACTGACAAAATGACAGTGGTAATGATGTGACTGGTGAGTGGTAATGGTTTTATTAGGCTATGCAGACCTCACGTAAAGTAATGAGAATAATATTTTACACCCCTCAATATGTATATGGGCGCTCGTAGAACTTTAATCTGGAAGAATTAAAACCAATGCCTTTAGTATCCTTGAAGTGTTTGGGGTTcctcaaaattacccccccccccccccccctctgagaGGAAAGACGTCCATAaactatttttgtaattttgttaagGTGCATGAATAGATAAATCGAAAAGATcacatttctaaaaatattacataagTAGGTTAGGCACACATTACCCATGCAGTTTTTGCTTCCATTGATAAATAGCTTGAcctaagaaaatgaaaatatctaaaaaattgacctaataatctaaaaaatatctagaaaatgGACTTAATAATCTAGAAAATAGACCTAATAATCTagaaaatatctagaaaatgACCTAAGAATATATGCAAATTACAAGAACAAAACCAAAccatattaatcaaacaaaatGCCAAAACTAATTCAATCCTATGATTGATATGGGAGGTCGAAATTAAATGACAGTTCTGTAGCAATAATATGACAGGAACTGACACAATTCTTCAGTGTATTTTCTTGATATAGAAACCGAATGTATTATGAATCGGGAGGGCTCATTTATCTTTGGGACCTATTTAACTAGGGAATCTATGGTACAGAAGGAGATAGGAAGGGATAATGGTGAGTACATCGAGATACAAAAGACGAGTTTACACAATTGTACTTACCACTGTTTATATTGATAAAATTTcaccatataaaaaaaaatattccgcaCTAATACAATTTGTATAATTCTCAAAGAGAATTTGTATGTAGATTTatagaaacaaaatcaaaagtgtgtTTTAGAACCAGAAAATGCTGTTAATTTAAACGAAAGGAGAAAAGATAACGAGGAAATTTATGAAGACAGCGAAAACAACTAAGCGGATATTTCGGCTGTATATGCAACAGCCGTCATAGTGAAAtacacataaaataaataaaaagaaaacaaatttactcaaaaattttcatagataaaatacaatttttgaattaaagcgtCCTCACCTCAGATAGATTCAacaaaaactgacaaaaaatatgAGTTATTCATTCATGCTGCTTGAATTCATTAGAAATTGGAATAATTCCTTATTGCAAGAAGGAATGAACGTTGAGACtcgttcaaaaattttgatgattttaatttaaaaaatcttattttatcgataatttttttttaagtaaatttcttttctttttatttatttgatatggTATTTCTCCAATCACGGCTGTTGCAGATttagccgaaatattcactgagGTTGTATTCACTTTCTGAACGAATTTCctcgttttcttcttttgtttttatgatggaaaggtAGTGTTGTTGCTGAGagtggaaaaataattttttttcgaacttAAATTCTAACAAACTCTTAAGTATTACCTGTCGAATCAGATGTTTTTCTTTCCTGTTTATTATCTGGCTTTCAATCAGAAAATGTCAAAACTTCAGCCTGGGCATTTCTGGGGGAGATCCTGTACCCTTAGTTTTTAGAATTGTTGAAAAGCCTGGATTTGAGGGAATTTCACTTGAAATGGGTCAGTTTGGCACCTTTTACCGACTAGAATTTCTTGAAATAGTGTTCCAGCTAGAACAATAAATAAGTTGAGTGAATATATTCGAACTTGTCTGCTTTaccatttttgtgtttttctcaaTATGTGCATCGTTAATGTTACTAAATTCTGTTAATATTACTAAATTGTGTAAGTTTCCAAAGGTGTGAttcttaaattaccttaaatacgtgattcttcataaaaaaaattttgtaagttagaaaaaaaatcttgaaattaatgggctcattttatttgtagtttCATCTACGACTGTCTTTTCTTATgggtttatttgtattttggttGATCGTTTTGCAtggaatttttcagtttttatggcacttggtattaaccaagtgacatatagcagtcgccaattctgtcggtctgtctgtcggtctgtcggtctgtctgtcggtcccggttttgctactttaggcacttccaggtaagctaggacgatgaaatttggcaagcgtatcagggaccggaccagattaaattagaaatagtcgttttcccgatttgaccatctgggggggagtgggggcccggttaattcgcaaaaaataaaaaaaatgaagtatttttaacttatcagcgggtatttggatcttaatgaaatttgatgtttggaatgatattgtgtcttagagcttttattt is a window from the Artemia franciscana chromosome 17, ASM3288406v1, whole genome shotgun sequence genome containing:
- the LOC136038250 gene encoding peroxisomal membrane protein PEX13-like, with product MQTQNRTLNAEVSPGFQYNLPPGNFEINGGGRVAPPVPPRAYQPSVTSQYGLVSNYGYPSHQYGSYSSPYTSGMYGYDYRPQYGSYGGYGAYGGYGTQQDQENRFIMSAEESSRAAFQSIESIVRAFSSVSMMLDSTLAAVYSTFRAVLGVAENFQRMKNNFTAVLSALAIMKTFKWFLRKMLYYIGIAKENPTREAWTSAMEQVGGRSVLTETDIKKTKSSWPILMYLAIISSAPYVMWKILSSLTHSEPLEGDKSWATGETEHYLAVAEFSFTPASDKEISFSAGQQLTLAPKELQPRVRGWILASADGVKTGLVPANYIRILGKQPPRRKNQDVVITKPQRSCANKLPEGGNKKRVTFSDTVKQDIDEISSCDSVIDSKGEEVC